A segment of the Lolium perenne isolate Kyuss_39 chromosome 3, Kyuss_2.0, whole genome shotgun sequence genome:
aagtaaacaaggccttaGTGCAACCGAACCAACTACTTACAGAAGTGGGATACAAATTCTCGCTAGACTATTTTCTAGACCGATTCTGCAATTTCACACTGAATATCGTGGACTATGACACATCAGATAATACCAAGATATCTAAATGTGACGAGAGCGCTTCCACTTTTCACTGGTTGTATTTTTATGGTCTTTGATGTCTTTGAAGTAGTACTCTGGGATTTCACATGGCGAACCCATTGCTGACACACACTCAAGCTCGCAGTGACTATACTTGTCTTTGATGGCCGTTTCTTTGATGCCTGGATACGATCCGATGGACTGCAGACGGTGTATCTTCAAGATGCAACACCTGAGATCAGCGACCTTGTAGCCCACTCTTCTTTGCAGCACTAGGTTCCAAGGACGGCTATCTGGGTTGATTGTGAACCTAGCCACAAAAAGGCAGGCAGCAGCAACAACTGATGGCCTGAACTTTGTGCAGTCATATTCCAGCAAGCTTAGGTCCGCAAGGTAGCTACACAGGAACTCCAGCTTTCTTACATCGCCTCGAGGGCAAATAGTTACGTATCTCCGCAGGAAAGTTCTTGCGGTGGGGCTACCCATCTCAAACTTGAGCAAATGCAGTATGTGAGTCTCCATCTTGAGCACCTGCTGCTCGGTGTATGCGTTGTCAGTCATGTAACTGTAATCTATCGCCTTATATGTGTACATATCACTTTCATATTTTGAAGCAAGAAGCATCGCAGTTGCGCCCAGTAACTGCAGCTCTTTTTGGACAAT
Coding sequences within it:
- the LOC127339299 gene encoding cyclin-A3-1-like; translation: MVMAWGKTKQWRKRMVDSDDEERIEHTEEEEQSMEESDDDEESAGCVAGRARLLDAGSEPATAQAAIAPYIEDIDSYMRYLEKLRRPTDYMPVRPGVTASCRAILVDWLVELADEFNFPADTLHLAVSYVDRFLSVGAIVQKELQLLGATAMLLASKYESDMYTYKAIDYSYMTDNAYTEQQVLKMETHILHLLKFEMGSPTARTFLRRYVTICPRGDVRKLEFLCSYLADLSLLEYDCTKFRPSVVAAACLFVARFTINPDSRPWNLVLQRRVGYKVADLRCCILKIHRLQSIGSYPGIKETAIKDKYSHCELECVSAMGSPCEIPEYYFKDIKDHKNTTSEKWKRSRHI